The following coding sequences are from one Schizosaccharomyces osmophilus chromosome 1, complete sequence window:
- the mug84 gene encoding pig-P subunit, with amino-acid sequence MADNQYSSPLERLDGIVDDEFNDNCSNTVFDPPFYGHPMLIPPSPSLTTMLRARSTTPEGDEIDVSEMDQQDWDIMVKVPTYEYYGFVLYLVSMVAFGLFIFWAILPASALNYLEIHSYLSRWWALAIPSWILVLVIYIHVALSAYNTEVLTRPLSSLEFLVDQYSQVGEEDGAACGRVVDLRLCDVNRQRYEVTNAK; translated from the coding sequence ATGGCAGATAATCAGTACTCCTCGCCGTTAGAAAGGCTAGACGGAATTGTAGACGATGAATTCAATGATAACTGCTCGAATACGGTGTTTGATCCACCATTCTATGGGCATCCCATGTTGATTCCGCCGTCTCCTTCATTGACTACGATGCTGCGAGCAAGGTCTACCACGCCCGAAGGAGACGAAATTGACGTCTCTGAAATGGATCAGCAGGATTGGGATATCATGGTCAAGGTCCCTACTTATGAATACTATGGATTCGTTCTGTACCTGGTATCGATGGTCGCTTTTGGcctcttcatcttttggGCGATTCTTCCAGCTTCTGCGTTAAATTATTTGGAAATACATTCCTACCTTTCTCGTTGGTGGGCACTGGCAATTCCAAGTTGGATATTGGTGCTGGTCATTTATATCCACGTTGCTTTGAGTGCATACAACACCGAAGTGCTGACAAGGCCTCTCAGTAGCTTGGAATTTTTAGTAGATCAATATTCCCAAGTAGGCGAAGAGGATGGAGCCGCTTGCGGTCGTGTTGTCGACCTTCGCCTGTGCGATGTAAACCGTCAACGATACGAGGTCACAAATGCAAAGTAA
- the rrp40 gene encoding exosome subunit Rrp40 — protein MSEVKESSPSYYFPGDDVKLSNVIEQGTVRLGPGLVHQKHDHEDKIKVSRPGILHQGVKNTVLVDTRMKRYIPAMNDQVIGQITSRFAEGYRVDIGSAHSAQLNALAFENVTRKSKPNLTVGSLVYARVSLADRDMEPELECLDAATGKASGFGELKEGYMITGLSLSHCRKLLSPQNALLQALGTYVPFEIAVGMNGRVWTHSETIPTTILISNCIKQSEFLNDDEQVQLVKSMVKNL, from the exons ATGTCAGAAGTTAAAGAATCAAGTCCTTCTTACTACTTTCCAGGAGACGATGTAAAGTTGTCTAATGTAATAGAGCAAGGAACTGTTCGACTAGGTCCTGGCTTAGTTCATCAAAAACACGATCATGAAGATAAAATCAAGGTCTCTCGACCTGGTATTTTGCATCAGGGAGTCAAAAACACTGTATTGGTGGATAcaagaatgaaaaga TATATTCCTGCTATGAATGATCAGGTCATTGGGCAAATTACTTCTCGTTTTGCTGAGGGTTATCGGGTGGATATTGGATCAGCACATAGTGCTCAATTGAACGCATTGGCCTTTGAGAACGTTACTCGAAAAAGCAAACCAAATTTAACTGTTGGAAGCTTGGTGTATGCTCGCGTATCTTTGGCTGACCGCGATATGGAACCAGAGCTGGAATGTTTAGATGCGGCCACAGGAAAAGCTAGCGGTTTTGGAGAATTAAAAGAAGGTTATATGATTACTGGATTATCCCTATCACACTGCAGAAAACTTTTGTCCCCTCAAAATGCCCTTTTGCAAGCTCTTGGCACCTATGttccttttgaaattgCCGTTGGGATGAACGGACGTGTGTGGACTCACTCGGAAACGATTCCGACCACGATTTTGATTAGCAATTGCATAAAACAGTCggaatttttgaatgatgATGAGCAGGTTCAATTAGTAAAGTCAATGGTAAAAAATCTTTAA